The Agrococcus carbonis genome has a window encoding:
- a CDS encoding hemolysin family protein, giving the protein MFEIVLFVVAALLVAFGAWLAACDAALGVVSRAELQAAAKTSRRERAMLSIADDLPSHIMTLQFGRIMCETIAAVLITLAVDSLVVEWWITLLVAGGAMILISFVLVGSSPRAVGRAHAVGLLRASAGFIRFWRVLTGPVASLVVTVGDKVTPGRQRETAFATEQQLLSMVDAAAESAVLEDDDRELIHSIFEFNATLVREVMVPRPDMIVVERDVTAADALRQFLDNGLSRMPVVGESTDEIDGILYLRDVVRSRTWRPDASETAADLARPALLVPESKNADDTLALMQAERMHVAMVVDEYGGIAGLVTLEDLVEELVGEIHDEHDRGRAETVDAGDGVWHVSARLQIDELGDLFGLDLEDEDVDTVGGLMQKELGRIVEVGDVVTTRGLRIEVRSLDGRGRSTGEMAVRLVEQPAEPGTEGAA; this is encoded by the coding sequence ATGTTCGAGATCGTCCTCTTCGTCGTCGCCGCGCTGCTCGTGGCCTTCGGCGCCTGGCTCGCCGCGTGCGACGCCGCGCTCGGCGTCGTCTCGCGCGCCGAGCTGCAGGCGGCCGCGAAGACCTCGCGCCGCGAGCGCGCCATGCTCTCGATCGCCGACGACCTGCCGAGCCACATCATGACGCTCCAGTTCGGCCGCATCATGTGCGAGACGATCGCGGCGGTGCTCATCACGCTCGCGGTCGACTCGCTCGTCGTGGAGTGGTGGATCACGCTGCTCGTCGCGGGCGGCGCCATGATCCTCATCTCGTTCGTGCTCGTGGGATCGAGCCCGCGCGCCGTGGGCCGCGCCCACGCGGTCGGGCTGCTGCGCGCATCCGCCGGCTTCATCCGCTTCTGGCGCGTGCTCACCGGCCCCGTCGCCTCGCTCGTCGTGACCGTCGGCGACAAGGTGACGCCGGGCCGCCAGCGCGAGACGGCGTTCGCGACCGAGCAGCAGCTGCTCTCGATGGTCGACGCCGCCGCGGAGTCGGCGGTGCTCGAGGACGACGACCGCGAGCTCATCCACTCGATCTTCGAGTTCAACGCGACGCTCGTGCGCGAGGTCATGGTGCCGCGGCCCGACATGATCGTCGTCGAGCGCGACGTGACGGCGGCGGATGCGCTGCGGCAGTTCCTCGACAACGGCCTCTCGCGCATGCCGGTCGTGGGGGAGTCGACCGACGAGATCGACGGCATCCTGTACCTGCGCGACGTCGTGCGCAGCCGCACGTGGCGGCCCGACGCATCCGAGACCGCGGCCGACCTCGCGCGCCCCGCGCTGCTCGTGCCCGAGTCGAAGAACGCCGACGACACGCTCGCGCTCATGCAGGCCGAGCGGATGCACGTGGCGATGGTCGTCGACGAGTACGGCGGGATCGCGGGGCTCGTGACCCTCGAGGACCTCGTGGAGGAGCTCGTCGGCGAGATCCACGACGAGCACGACCGCGGCCGCGCCGAGACGGTCGACGCCGGCGACGGCGTCTGGCACGTGTCTGCCCGGCTGCAGATCGACGAGCTCGGCGACCTCTTCGGCCTCGACCTCGAGGACGAGGACGTCGACACCGTCGGCGGCCTCATGCAGAAGGAGCTCGGCCGCATCGTCGAGGTCGGCGACGTGGTCACGACGCGCGGCCTGCGGATCGAGGTGCGCTCGCTCGACGGGCGCGGACGCAGCACGGGCGAGATGGCGGTGCGGCTCGTCGAGCAGCCCGCCGAGCCCGGCACCGAGGGGGCAGCATGA
- a CDS encoding DUF4870 domain-containing protein yields MSDPNAPRPGEHDPAEQPVDGFSVTDEQHAAPSAPAAPGVGEPAQSFSSPAAGAGPEAPGQPAFSEPADPGQGWQHGQQQPAPGSGDAVDPNAQAASGYGQAPGAPQTPSAPQYGAPQGQSSAPTYGAGQDQHPYGQGQAGYGQGQAGYGQGQQPYGAPGGQPQYGAQYGAPGQPQYGAPGQPQYAAGAPMSPVDEKNAGMWGHLSGLSTIVTGGWGGWIGPLIVFLIYKDRSAFARQESKEALNFGIFMTILAIGLIVVGTILSIVGIGFILMALYWVPGLLQVIFSIIGAMRVNGGGSYRYPFNWRLVK; encoded by the coding sequence ATGTCCGATCCCAACGCTCCTCGCCCGGGCGAGCACGATCCTGCCGAGCAGCCGGTCGACGGATTCTCCGTGACCGACGAGCAGCACGCCGCGCCCAGCGCGCCCGCCGCGCCCGGCGTCGGCGAGCCCGCCCAGTCCTTCTCGTCGCCCGCCGCCGGAGCGGGGCCCGAGGCCCCCGGCCAGCCCGCCTTCAGCGAGCCCGCCGATCCCGGCCAGGGCTGGCAGCACGGCCAGCAGCAGCCGGCGCCGGGCAGCGGCGACGCCGTGGACCCGAACGCCCAGGCCGCATCCGGCTACGGCCAGGCGCCCGGCGCACCGCAGACGCCCAGCGCCCCGCAGTACGGCGCCCCGCAGGGCCAGTCGAGCGCGCCGACCTACGGCGCTGGGCAGGACCAGCACCCGTACGGGCAGGGCCAGGCGGGCTACGGACAGGGCCAGGCCGGCTACGGCCAGGGCCAGCAGCCGTACGGCGCCCCGGGCGGCCAGCCGCAGTACGGCGCCCAGTACGGCGCCCCTGGCCAGCCGCAGTACGGCGCTCCCGGTCAGCCGCAGTACGCCGCCGGCGCCCCCATGTCGCCCGTGGACGAGAAGAACGCCGGCATGTGGGGCCACCTCTCCGGCCTGTCGACCATCGTCACGGGCGGCTGGGGCGGCTGGATCGGCCCGCTGATCGTCTTCCTCATCTACAAGGACCGCAGCGCCTTCGCGCGGCAGGAGTCGAAGGAGGCGCTGAACTTCGGCATCTTCATGACGATCCTGGCGATCGGCCTCATCGTTGTCGGCACCATCCTCAGCATCGTCGGCATCGGCTTCATCCTGATGGCGCTCTACTGGGTGCCGGGCCTGCTGCAGGTGATCTTCTCGATCATCGGCGCGATGCGCGTCAACGGCGGCGGCTCGTACCGCTACCCGTTCAACTGGCGGCTCGTGAAGTAG
- the ybeY gene encoding rRNA maturation RNase YbeY — protein sequence MAIDLLNESGAEVDEAQLLRLVAFDLERLFVHPDAEVSVVLVDVPTIEQLHVQWMDEPGPTDVLSFPMDELRPGSHDQPTPPGLLGDIVLCPEVAQEQAREAGHSLMTELRLLTTHGLLHLLGFDHAEPHDRDEMFALQDRLLEAFEEHDSSTPGRAP from the coding sequence ATGGCGATCGACCTGCTCAACGAATCCGGCGCCGAGGTCGACGAGGCCCAGCTGCTGCGGCTCGTCGCGTTCGACCTCGAGCGGCTCTTCGTGCATCCCGACGCCGAGGTCTCGGTCGTGCTCGTCGACGTGCCCACGATCGAGCAGCTGCACGTGCAGTGGATGGACGAGCCCGGCCCCACCGACGTGCTCTCGTTCCCGATGGACGAGCTGCGGCCCGGCTCGCACGATCAGCCCACGCCGCCGGGGCTCCTCGGCGACATCGTGCTGTGCCCCGAGGTCGCCCAGGAGCAGGCCCGCGAGGCCGGCCACAGCCTCATGACCGAGCTGCGGCTGCTGACGACGCACGGGCTGCTGCACCTGCTCGGCTTCGACCACGCCGAGCCGCACGACCGCGACGAGATGTTCGCGCTGCAGGATCGCCTGCTCGAGGCGTTCGAGGAGCACGACTCCTCCACCCCGGGCCGCGCCCCCTGA
- the dnaJ gene encoding molecular chaperone DnaJ: MTDHYETLGVARDAAQDEIKKAYRRLARELHPDVNPSEDAAERFKDVTHAYDVLGDPQSRAEYDRGPMPGMGGAGSFGFGDIFEQFFGGGRSSGPRSRRQPGQDSLLRVDLDLADVVFGVHRELRVQTAVLCETCEGAATAPGTSPERCLQCGGSGHVQRQVRSLLGNVVTSQPCGVCQGYGTVIPQPCHTCAGHGRVRAERTIPVDIPAGVDTGLRIQLPGQGEVGEGGGPAGTLYLEINVRHHDVFSRDGDDLLGTLEVSMPDAALGARTTVEGIDGPVEVEVRAGTQSGDVITIGDRGVTRLRGAGRGDLKLGVQVVTPQKVDRRTEELLRELRDRTKAPAPQLAHYRQGLFAKMRDRFRL, from the coding sequence GTGACCGACCACTACGAGACCCTCGGCGTCGCCCGCGACGCCGCCCAGGACGAGATCAAGAAGGCGTACCGCAGGCTCGCCCGCGAGCTGCACCCCGACGTGAACCCCAGCGAGGACGCGGCGGAGCGGTTCAAGGACGTCACGCACGCCTACGACGTGCTCGGCGACCCGCAGTCGCGCGCGGAGTACGACCGCGGCCCGATGCCCGGCATGGGCGGCGCCGGCTCGTTCGGCTTCGGCGACATCTTCGAGCAGTTCTTCGGCGGCGGCCGCTCGAGCGGCCCTCGCTCGCGGCGACAGCCGGGGCAGGACAGCCTGCTGCGCGTCGACCTCGACCTCGCCGACGTCGTCTTCGGCGTGCACCGCGAGCTGCGCGTGCAGACCGCCGTGCTGTGCGAGACGTGCGAGGGCGCCGCGACCGCGCCCGGCACCAGCCCCGAGCGCTGCCTGCAGTGCGGCGGCTCCGGGCACGTCCAGCGCCAGGTGCGCTCGCTGCTCGGCAACGTCGTCACGAGCCAGCCCTGCGGCGTCTGCCAGGGGTACGGCACCGTCATCCCGCAGCCGTGCCACACGTGCGCCGGCCACGGCCGCGTGCGCGCCGAGCGCACGATCCCGGTCGACATCCCCGCGGGCGTCGACACGGGGCTGCGCATCCAGCTGCCCGGTCAGGGCGAGGTGGGCGAGGGCGGCGGCCCCGCCGGCACGCTCTACCTCGAGATCAACGTGCGCCACCACGACGTCTTCAGCCGCGACGGCGACGACCTGCTCGGCACCCTCGAGGTGTCGATGCCGGATGCGGCGCTCGGCGCCCGCACCACGGTCGAGGGCATCGACGGGCCCGTCGAGGTCGAGGTGCGCGCCGGCACGCAGTCGGGCGACGTCATCACGATCGGCGACCGCGGCGTCACCCGGCTGCGCGGCGCCGGCCGCGGCGACCTCAAGCTCGGCGTGCAGGTCGTGACGCCGCAGAAGGTCGACCGCCGCACCGAGGAGCTGCTGCGCGAGCTGCGCGACCGCACGAAGGCGCCCGCGCCGCAGCTCGCGCACTACCGGCAGGGCCTGTTCGCCAAGATGCGCGACCGCTTCCGGCTCTGA
- a CDS encoding DUF1990 family protein has protein sequence MKPIRERATNYGSVGATAHFDFHRYPPKGFEVVQLRSRIGHGRPRYDAAVAALRTWKVQRLAGIEVDVVGTEEGTVYRPVGFDGDEATRAASIEPQQDFGPDGEPFLQPGDSVDQRVRLLGIQFHGPMRVIAVEEEANSHGVILGTLEGHPEAGEERFTVEIADDETVFLHFRAIVRNAAWYAKLGKPFAKALRARYHDRYMNVLRSIDVR, from the coding sequence ATGAAGCCCATCCGCGAGCGCGCCACGAACTACGGCTCCGTCGGGGCCACCGCCCACTTCGACTTCCACCGGTACCCGCCGAAGGGCTTCGAGGTCGTGCAGCTGCGCAGCCGCATCGGCCACGGCCGGCCCCGCTACGACGCCGCTGTCGCGGCGCTGCGCACCTGGAAGGTGCAGCGGCTCGCCGGCATCGAGGTCGACGTCGTCGGCACCGAGGAGGGCACCGTCTACCGCCCGGTCGGCTTCGACGGCGACGAGGCGACCCGCGCGGCGAGCATCGAGCCGCAGCAGGACTTCGGCCCCGACGGCGAGCCCTTCCTGCAGCCGGGCGACTCGGTCGACCAGCGCGTGCGCCTGCTCGGCATCCAGTTCCACGGCCCGATGCGCGTCATCGCGGTCGAGGAGGAGGCCAACAGCCACGGGGTCATCCTCGGCACGCTCGAAGGCCACCCCGAGGCGGGCGAGGAGCGCTTCACCGTCGAGATCGCCGACGACGAGACCGTCTTCCTGCACTTCCGCGCCATCGTGCGGAACGCCGCGTGGTACGCGAAGCTCGGCAAGCCGTTCGCGAAGGCGCTCCGGGCCAGGTACCACGACCGCTATATGAACGTGCTGCGGTCGATCGACGTGCGCTGA
- a CDS encoding histidine triad nucleotide-binding protein, with translation MAEPTVFEKIIAREIPAEIVLENDRLIAFTDIKPQAPMHVVVTPKTAQYRDVVELAAGDPDLLAEMVQVARAIARERAEGDFRLVFNTGELAGQTVFHVHAHVLAGSLGEGSLA, from the coding sequence ATGGCTGAGCCCACCGTGTTCGAGAAGATCATCGCGCGCGAGATCCCGGCGGAGATCGTGCTCGAGAACGACCGCCTCATCGCGTTCACCGACATCAAGCCGCAGGCACCCATGCACGTCGTGGTGACGCCGAAGACGGCGCAGTACCGCGACGTGGTCGAGCTCGCCGCCGGCGACCCCGACCTGCTGGCCGAGATGGTGCAGGTGGCGCGGGCGATCGCGCGGGAGCGCGCCGAGGGCGACTTCCGCCTCGTGTTCAACACCGGCGAGCTCGCCGGGCAGACGGTCTTCCACGTGCACGCGCATGTGCTCGCGGGATCGCTGGGAGAGGGTTCGCTTGCCTGA
- a CDS encoding PhoH family protein, whose amino-acid sequence MCSRDRWERVRLPESTESTRSTATESIEIDGIEMVRLLGPQDRLLTRLEHEHPDVTVAVRGNLVSLSGPEEDVRVAGRLVRELVDLVRQGTHLSQTEVGEGSRILRQDSSRSLADAIGEVILTSKGKSIRAKTEGQRAYVEAIEDHTIVFGIGPAGTGKTYLAMAKAVQALHRKEVNRIILTRPAVEAGERLGFLPGTLTDKIDPYLRPLYDALNEMMDPELLPKLLATGVVEVAPLAYMRGRTLNDSFIVLDEAQNTTPEQMKMFLTRLGFGSKMVVTGDATQVDLPAGTSGLQVAQHVLRRIDDIHFSHLTSADVVRHTLVGAIVDAYTEHDQRQMAREARRPQQQHRGRR is encoded by the coding sequence ATGTGCTCGCGGGATCGCTGGGAGAGGGTTCGCTTGCCTGAGTCCACCGAGTCCACCCGGTCCACCGCCACCGAGTCGATCGAGATCGACGGCATCGAGATGGTGCGGCTGCTCGGGCCGCAGGACCGACTGCTCACGCGGCTCGAGCACGAGCACCCCGATGTGACCGTCGCGGTGCGCGGCAACCTCGTGAGCCTCAGTGGCCCCGAGGAGGACGTGCGCGTCGCGGGACGGCTCGTGCGCGAGCTCGTCGACCTCGTGCGGCAGGGAACGCACCTGAGCCAGACCGAGGTGGGCGAGGGCTCCCGCATCCTCCGGCAGGACTCGAGCCGCAGCCTCGCCGACGCGATCGGCGAGGTGATCCTCACCTCGAAGGGCAAGTCGATCCGCGCGAAGACCGAGGGCCAGCGCGCCTACGTCGAGGCGATCGAGGACCACACGATCGTGTTCGGCATCGGCCCGGCCGGCACCGGCAAGACCTACCTCGCGATGGCGAAGGCCGTGCAGGCGCTGCACCGCAAGGAGGTCAACCGGATCATCCTCACGCGGCCCGCGGTCGAGGCGGGGGAGCGGCTGGGCTTCCTGCCCGGCACGCTCACCGACAAGATCGACCCCTACCTGCGGCCGCTCTACGACGCGCTCAACGAGATGATGGATCCCGAGCTGCTGCCGAAGCTGCTCGCGACCGGCGTCGTCGAGGTCGCGCCGCTCGCGTACATGCGCGGCCGCACGCTCAACGACTCGTTCATCGTGCTCGACGAGGCGCAGAACACGACGCCCGAGCAGATGAAGATGTTCCTCACCCGGCTCGGCTTCGGCTCGAAGATGGTCGTCACCGGCGACGCGACCCAGGTCGACCTGCCCGCCGGCACCTCCGGGCTGCAGGTCGCGCAGCACGTGCTGCGCCGCATCGACGACATCCACTTCTCGCACCTCACGAGCGCCGACGTCGTGCGGCACACGCTCGTCGGTGCGATCGTCGACGCGTACACCGAGCACGACCAGCGGCAGATGGCGCGCGAGGCGCGGCGTCCGCAGCAGCAGCACCGCGGGAGGCGCTGA
- the hemW gene encoding radical SAM family heme chaperone HemW encodes MGRLPDGEAAPADGRLPEGTAADAPFGTYIHVPFCSVRCGYCDFNTYTADELRGATRAGYPGDVAREIALARDVLGELGPLRPMRTVFFGGGTPTLLPADDLVAMLEGVTDAFGLAEGAEVTVEANPDSIDAAGLARLRDGGVTRVSVGMQSAVPHVLAALDRTHDPERVPLVVEWARDAGLEVSVDLIYGAPGESLGDWQRSLDAAAAMAPDHVSAYALIVEEGTALARRIRRGELAAPDDDLQAAMYEAADATLGAAGYSWYEVSNWARDGRVARHNLAYWRGHDWWGFGPGAHSHVGGVRWWNVKHPAAYRDRLAAGASPALAREVLDDETRRVERVLLESRIAEGLPVGLLEPEGRRAVAGLVADELVDGRAALAGRVVPTLRGRLLADAVVRRLLP; translated from the coding sequence ATGGGACGCCTGCCCGACGGCGAGGCGGCTCCCGCCGACGGCCGGCTGCCCGAGGGCACCGCGGCCGACGCACCGTTCGGCACCTACATCCACGTGCCGTTCTGCTCGGTGCGCTGCGGCTACTGCGACTTCAACACGTACACGGCCGACGAGCTCCGCGGCGCGACCCGGGCGGGCTACCCCGGCGACGTCGCCCGCGAGATCGCGCTCGCCCGCGACGTGCTCGGCGAGCTGGGGCCCCTGCGGCCCATGCGGACCGTCTTCTTCGGCGGCGGCACCCCGACGCTGCTGCCCGCGGACGACCTCGTCGCGATGCTCGAGGGCGTGACGGATGCGTTCGGCCTCGCCGAGGGTGCGGAGGTCACGGTCGAGGCCAACCCCGACTCGATCGACGCCGCCGGGCTCGCGCGGCTCCGCGACGGCGGCGTCACGCGCGTCTCGGTCGGCATGCAGTCGGCGGTGCCGCACGTGCTCGCGGCGCTCGACCGCACCCATGACCCCGAGCGCGTGCCGCTGGTGGTCGAGTGGGCCCGCGACGCGGGGCTCGAGGTGAGCGTCGACCTCATCTACGGCGCGCCGGGGGAGTCGCTCGGCGACTGGCAGCGCTCGCTCGACGCCGCCGCCGCGATGGCGCCCGACCACGTCTCCGCCTACGCGCTCATCGTCGAGGAGGGCACGGCGCTCGCCCGCCGCATCCGTCGCGGTGAGCTCGCCGCACCCGACGACGACCTGCAGGCGGCGATGTACGAGGCGGCGGATGCGACGCTCGGCGCCGCGGGCTACTCCTGGTACGAGGTGTCCAACTGGGCGCGCGACGGGCGCGTCGCCCGGCACAACCTCGCCTACTGGCGCGGCCACGACTGGTGGGGCTTCGGGCCCGGCGCGCACAGCCACGTCGGCGGCGTGCGCTGGTGGAACGTCAAGCATCCGGCCGCCTACCGCGACCGGCTCGCGGCCGGCGCCTCGCCGGCGCTCGCGCGCGAGGTGCTCGACGACGAGACGCGCCGCGTCGAGCGCGTGCTGCTCGAGTCGCGCATCGCCGAGGGGCTGCCGGTCGGGCTGCTCGAGCCCGAGGGGCGCCGCGCGGTCGCGGGCCTCGTCGCCGACGAGCTCGTGGACGGCAGAGCCGCCCTCGCCGGCCGGGTGGTCCCGACGCTGCGAGGGCGGCTCCTGGCCGACGCGGTCGTGCGCCGGCTGCTGCCGTGA
- the era gene encoding GTPase Era — translation MTEQTHRSGFITFVGRPNAGKSTLMNALVGEKIAITSSKPQTTRHAIRGVVHRDDAQIVIVDTPGMHKPRTLLGKRLNAVVQTTLGDVDVICLCIPADEPIGPGDRYIDQQLGGFPRAHKIAVVTKTDAASKERVAAQLLAVSELREWDAVVPLSSVAGEQLDVLLDAIVPLLPEGPPLYETATTTEEPLHVRVAELIREAALEGVRDELPHSIMVTVDDIAEREGRDLTDVYANLWVERDSQKGIIIGKGGSRLKQVGADARAEIERMLGTRVHLDLRVKVAKEWQGDPKQLGRFGF, via the coding sequence ATGACCGAGCAGACGCATCGCAGCGGGTTCATCACGTTCGTCGGCAGGCCGAACGCCGGCAAGTCGACGCTCATGAACGCGCTCGTCGGCGAGAAGATCGCGATCACGTCGTCGAAGCCGCAGACGACGCGCCACGCGATCCGCGGGGTCGTCCACCGCGACGACGCGCAGATCGTGATCGTCGACACCCCCGGCATGCACAAGCCGCGCACGCTGCTCGGCAAGCGGCTGAACGCCGTCGTGCAGACGACGCTCGGCGACGTCGACGTCATCTGCCTGTGCATCCCCGCCGACGAGCCGATCGGCCCGGGCGACCGCTACATCGACCAGCAGCTGGGCGGCTTCCCGCGCGCCCACAAGATCGCGGTCGTGACGAAGACCGACGCGGCCTCGAAGGAGCGCGTCGCGGCGCAGCTGCTCGCCGTCTCCGAGCTGCGGGAGTGGGATGCCGTCGTGCCGCTGTCGTCGGTCGCGGGGGAGCAGCTCGACGTGCTGCTCGATGCGATCGTGCCGCTGCTGCCCGAGGGTCCGCCGTTGTACGAGACCGCGACGACGACCGAGGAGCCGCTGCACGTGCGCGTCGCCGAGCTCATCCGCGAGGCGGCGCTCGAGGGCGTGCGCGACGAGCTGCCGCACTCGATCATGGTGACGGTCGACGACATCGCCGAGCGCGAGGGTCGCGACCTCACCGACGTGTACGCCAACCTCTGGGTGGAGCGCGACAGCCAGAAGGGCATCATCATCGGCAAGGGCGGCTCGCGGCTCAAGCAGGTGGGGGCGGATGCGCGAGCCGAGATCGAGCGGATGCTCGGCACCCGGGTGCACCTCGACCTGCGGGTGAAGGTCGCGAAGGAGTGGCAGGGCGACCCCAAGCAGCTGGGCCGCTTCGGGTTTTGA
- the hrcA gene encoding heat-inducible transcriptional repressor HrcA has product MVSDRGLEVLRAIVQDYVALREPVGSKAIVERHAFGVSAATIRNDMALLEEEELIVAPHTSSGRVPTDKGYRVFVDRLQRMQPLTQAQRLAITRFLDESVDRDDVLDRTARLLSQLTNQVALVQVPIRRHALVRRVELVAVSERRVLAVLILDSGRVEQRVLDAGQRIDPEQAGALGRAFTEMIGDRSPADAQQRLAEAAASAPASLGPATAAVAHALGEMLQTGGGDRIVMAGASNLVREERDFHGTVTPVLDAIEEQVTLLRLFAEMGGDGGVATRIGRELHGPLGEASIVASTYSTDGIEGHVGVLGPTRMDYAGNMAAVRAVARYLTRLLSED; this is encoded by the coding sequence ATGGTCTCGGATCGTGGCCTCGAGGTCCTGCGCGCGATCGTGCAGGACTACGTGGCGCTGCGCGAGCCGGTCGGCTCGAAGGCGATCGTCGAGCGCCACGCCTTCGGCGTCTCCGCCGCCACCATTCGCAACGACATGGCGCTGCTCGAGGAGGAGGAGCTCATCGTCGCTCCCCACACCTCCTCCGGCCGCGTGCCCACCGACAAGGGCTACCGCGTCTTCGTCGACCGCCTGCAGCGCATGCAGCCGCTCACGCAGGCGCAGCGGCTCGCCATCACGCGCTTCCTCGACGAGTCGGTCGACCGCGACGACGTGCTCGACCGCACCGCCCGGCTGCTCTCGCAGCTCACGAACCAGGTCGCGCTCGTGCAGGTGCCGATCCGGCGGCATGCGCTCGTGCGCCGCGTCGAGCTCGTCGCGGTCTCGGAGCGCCGGGTGCTCGCGGTGCTCATCCTCGACTCCGGCAGGGTCGAGCAGCGGGTGCTCGACGCCGGCCAGCGCATCGACCCCGAGCAGGCGGGCGCGCTCGGGCGCGCGTTCACCGAGATGATCGGCGACCGCTCGCCTGCCGACGCCCAGCAGCGCCTCGCCGAGGCCGCCGCATCCGCCCCCGCCTCGCTCGGCCCCGCGACCGCCGCCGTCGCGCATGCGCTCGGCGAGATGCTGCAGACGGGCGGCGGCGACCGCATCGTGATGGCGGGCGCCTCGAACCTGGTGCGCGAGGAGCGCGACTTCCACGGCACCGTCACCCCCGTGCTCGACGCGATCGAGGAGCAGGTCACGCTGCTGCGCCTCTTCGCCGAGATGGGCGGCGACGGCGGCGTGGCCACCCGCATCGGCCGCGAGCTGCACGGGCCGCTCGGCGAGGCGTCGATCGTCGCATCGACGTACTCGACCGACGGCATCGAGGGCCACGTGGGCGTGCTGGGCCCCACCAGGATGGACTACGCAGGGAACATGGCCGCGGTGCGCGCAGTGGCGCGCTACCTCACGCGGCTGCTGAGCGAGGACTGA
- a CDS encoding 16S rRNA (uracil(1498)-N(3))-methyltransferase, producing the protein MAHCYWHDALAGAAAGDVVTLTGEEAHHAAVVSRMRRGERVLVSDGEGTLAEGVIDRAERDGVDVVLQRVERVPAPVPRIGLAQALAKGDRAELAVQAATELGVDAIVPWQARRSVVQWKGDRGEKALERWRKIVREAGKQAIRPHLPGVGAVVDTAGLARLADEWQLVVLEPTASVALPQVPLERDVLLVVGPEGGIEPGELEALEAAGAVPARMGDHVLRTSTAGLAGIAGLSMLLGRW; encoded by the coding sequence ATGGCGCACTGCTACTGGCACGACGCGCTCGCCGGCGCCGCAGCGGGCGACGTCGTGACGCTCACCGGCGAGGAGGCGCACCACGCCGCCGTCGTCTCCCGGATGCGCCGCGGCGAGCGGGTGCTCGTGAGCGACGGTGAGGGCACGCTCGCCGAGGGCGTCATCGACCGCGCCGAGCGCGACGGGGTCGACGTCGTGCTGCAGCGCGTCGAGCGCGTCCCGGCGCCCGTGCCGCGCATCGGCCTCGCGCAGGCGCTCGCGAAGGGCGACCGCGCCGAGCTCGCCGTGCAGGCGGCGACCGAGCTGGGGGTCGACGCGATCGTGCCGTGGCAGGCGCGCCGCAGCGTCGTGCAGTGGAAGGGCGACCGGGGCGAGAAGGCGCTCGAGCGCTGGCGGAAGATCGTGCGCGAGGCGGGCAAGCAGGCGATCCGCCCGCACCTGCCCGGCGTGGGCGCGGTCGTCGACACCGCGGGGCTCGCGCGTCTCGCGGACGAGTGGCAGCTCGTCGTGCTCGAGCCCACCGCATCCGTCGCGCTGCCGCAGGTGCCGCTCGAGCGCGACGTGCTGCTCGTCGTGGGGCCCGAGGGCGGGATCGAGCCGGGCGAGCTCGAGGCGCTCGAGGCGGCGGGCGCGGTGCCGGCCCGGATGGGCGACCACGTGCTGCGCACCTCGACAGCCGGGCTCGCGGGCATCGCGGGCCTCTCGATGCTGCTCGGCCGCTGGTGA